Proteins co-encoded in one Nitrospira sp. genomic window:
- a CDS encoding helix-turn-helix transcriptional regulator, which produces MSIGLFIQGWRLSRNQSIESLSDATGISTTLLEHIEANQADPTTSTLEALASAFCIPPSWLFDNPQSFKWLFTDSAEDEEPDTAQIDPVTDRILTGSHADRSLYVLLTTLMQAGEPKLLRAAEMSLRSLVKQSRQATVPWQQRPSGHFEPPSD; this is translated from the coding sequence ATGTCGATAGGGCTATTTATCCAGGGCTGGAGACTTTCCAGAAACCAATCAATCGAGTCGTTATCAGACGCGACAGGAATTTCGACGACGCTCCTTGAACACATCGAAGCGAATCAGGCCGATCCCACGACCAGTACACTTGAAGCTCTTGCCTCCGCGTTTTGCATTCCGCCTTCTTGGCTATTCGACAACCCCCAATCCTTCAAATGGCTCTTCACAGATTCAGCAGAGGATGAGGAGCCGGACACCGCTCAGATTGATCCGGTCACCGATCGAATCTTGACCGGATCTCACGCCGATCGATCACTCTATGTCCTCTTGACCACGCTCATGCAAGCCGGTGAACCCAAACTCTTGCGGGCCGCTGAGATGAGCCTGCGGAGCTTAGTCAAACAGTCTCGCCAAGCGACTGTGCCGTGGCAACAGCGCCCCTCCGGACATTTCGAGCCGCCAAGCGATTAG
- a CDS encoding RNA methyltransferase → MLQPPVLTRAEASRIRQLLRDTKARSREAAFVFEGAKSCRDLIHHSPQAILSLIVSPRFLSVETEVDRRARTKLPASQFLCPDADFDKLTDVEMPQGILAVVRQPRWDEAHVLKQSHVLGLYGDRLQDPANVGAIIRTAAALNLSGVWLSADSADHFGPKVVRATAGTILSLPVFPVRDFQSFFSYGCDIYAAILTSADRVPIRKIRTRPSRLMIAVGNEGAGLAPDIVKASRVRFSIPLAEGVESLNVAATAAISAFYFSGLRLDSDDKSRGLGHSA, encoded by the coding sequence GTGCTGCAGCCACCGGTTCTCACTCGTGCAGAGGCCTCGCGGATCCGGCAACTGCTTCGCGATACGAAGGCCAGATCCAGAGAAGCTGCCTTCGTCTTTGAAGGAGCCAAATCCTGTCGTGATCTGATTCACCATTCTCCTCAGGCCATTCTCAGTCTGATCGTCTCGCCGCGCTTTCTCTCTGTGGAGACCGAGGTAGATCGAAGGGCGCGCACGAAACTGCCTGCGTCCCAGTTCCTGTGTCCAGACGCCGACTTTGACAAGCTGACTGATGTTGAGATGCCGCAAGGGATATTAGCCGTCGTCCGACAACCTCGGTGGGATGAAGCCCATGTGCTCAAACAGTCGCACGTACTTGGCCTGTATGGGGATCGACTGCAAGATCCAGCGAACGTGGGTGCGATCATTCGGACAGCTGCGGCGCTGAATTTGTCCGGAGTGTGGTTGAGCGCCGATTCTGCCGATCATTTTGGTCCCAAGGTGGTTCGTGCCACGGCTGGCACCATCCTGAGCCTTCCGGTCTTTCCTGTGCGGGACTTCCAGTCATTCTTCTCCTATGGTTGTGACATCTATGCGGCGATCCTGACTTCGGCTGATCGAGTCCCCATCAGGAAGATTCGAACAAGACCCAGCCGTCTCATGATTGCGGTCGGCAACGAGGGAGCAGGGTTGGCCCCAGACATCGTGAAGGCGTCTCGCGTGAGGTTTTCCATTCCACTGGCCGAGGGAGTGGAGTCGTTGAATGTCGCGGCGACCGCGGCGATTTCGGCATTCTACTTCAGCGGATTGAGGCTCGACTCCGATGACAAATCTAGGGGATTGGGCCATTCAGCGTAG
- a CDS encoding TolC family protein: MRFRLEMRMGVRFVLVCAISLGCGVVTASAQSDGQPYSLDMIVDLALARNPLVSLAEGTIEQQKGQQTAAGAYPNPTIAGFGGHGNLRDIGRVTIGPVLDRQGVTEYNVTVGQPVEWPSLRAARQRVADLGLATANVGMLETRLNLASQVKVAFYDLLLAQHDADLARQNLDTVEGVARIVRARVKSGEAPQFESIKAEVEVLKARQQLARADNLIRINRVVVDTLTGGALGPSYLVYGEFRTLPRDLQIEGLMTRMMEQHPTIQRLLKSVEQSDWKIEFERQARVPTLTVNGGYWRDLGREAFQGGLSVPVPLWYRRQGEIASSLGVKRREEAELLRTRNELGRAVYQHFQDVRTTAELLEVFEKGLLKQAQEALRLAQFSFQQGASSLLEVLDAQRVQRQILLDYAQARRDLSASLARLEQAVGVAL; encoded by the coding sequence ATGCGATTCAGGCTGGAGATGAGAATGGGGGTCAGGTTCGTGTTGGTGTGTGCAATCAGTCTCGGATGTGGCGTGGTCACGGCCTCTGCTCAATCTGATGGGCAGCCGTATAGCCTCGACATGATTGTGGATCTGGCCTTGGCAAGAAATCCCCTGGTCTCGCTCGCCGAAGGAACTATCGAACAGCAGAAGGGACAGCAGACGGCGGCCGGCGCTTACCCGAATCCCACTATTGCCGGTTTCGGGGGGCATGGAAATTTACGGGATATTGGTCGAGTGACCATTGGACCGGTTCTTGATCGACAGGGGGTCACGGAATACAACGTGACGGTCGGACAACCGGTCGAATGGCCGTCGTTACGAGCCGCGCGGCAACGAGTGGCGGATCTTGGATTGGCGACGGCCAACGTGGGCATGTTGGAGACGCGATTGAACTTGGCGTCACAGGTCAAGGTGGCATTCTACGATCTGCTGTTGGCTCAACATGATGCCGATTTGGCGCGCCAGAATCTTGATACCGTCGAAGGTGTGGCCAGGATCGTGAGGGCAAGGGTCAAGTCGGGCGAAGCGCCTCAATTTGAGTCCATCAAGGCAGAGGTGGAAGTTCTGAAGGCTCGGCAGCAACTTGCGCGGGCGGATAATCTGATTCGGATCAACCGCGTTGTCGTGGATACCTTGACCGGTGGTGCGCTGGGGCCGTCCTATCTGGTCTATGGCGAATTCAGGACCTTGCCGCGTGACCTGCAGATCGAAGGACTCATGACTCGCATGATGGAGCAGCATCCAACCATCCAGCGCTTGCTCAAGTCTGTCGAACAATCGGATTGGAAGATTGAATTTGAACGGCAGGCGAGAGTGCCGACGCTCACCGTCAACGGTGGATACTGGCGTGATCTTGGGCGAGAGGCATTTCAAGGAGGTCTCTCTGTCCCTGTACCGCTCTGGTACCGGCGTCAGGGAGAAATTGCCTCCTCGTTAGGGGTGAAACGCCGAGAAGAAGCGGAGTTGCTTCGGACACGTAATGAACTCGGACGAGCCGTGTACCAACATTTTCAGGATGTGCGCACTACCGCGGAGCTGCTCGAGGTGTTTGAGAAGGGATTGCTGAAGCAGGCTCAGGAGGCACTGAGGCTGGCGCAGTTCAGTTTTCAACAGGGGGCGTCAAGTCTGCTGGAAGTGCTCGATGCGCAGCGAGTGCAGCGACAGATTTTACTAGACTATGCGCAGGCGCGTCGTGACCTCTCCGCCTCGCTGGCCCGACTGGAGCAAGCCGTAGGGGTGGCGCTGTGA
- a CDS encoding efflux RND transporter periplasmic adaptor subunit, giving the protein MSGLLFGLMVLESGCDGTPSDVVASKSPVAVSAPGRITLSAEESSRVGVVVQPVARSDFRTHRDFPAIVQPNQRNMAEITALVRGRVVEVYGELGQEVKGNAPLAILYSSDLGLAQSAYLKAKAKLHVAEQAFERAQFLLQEQVIGEAELQRRQAELLSNQAEANESHDRLKLLGMNDEEFRRLESSRKIRSVVPIVAPFAGRIIVRKLTRGEVVETTDNLFVIADLSEVWVQANIPEKDIPFAHAIHASGDRQVEVRINAYPKEVFRGTITYVGDVLDPVTRTMQLRIELPNRDGRLKPEMFATIRLFSEAQPEQLAVPEAALQRDQGRTFVFVQRSPNEYELREVHVGESNGTVTAILGGLNEGEPVVTHGAFVLKSELLKKPV; this is encoded by the coding sequence ATGTCCGGTCTTCTGTTCGGTTTGATGGTGCTGGAATCAGGCTGCGATGGAACGCCGAGCGATGTGGTGGCAAGTAAGTCGCCTGTTGCCGTGTCAGCTCCTGGCCGCATCACGCTATCGGCGGAGGAGTCGTCGCGGGTGGGCGTGGTTGTCCAGCCGGTCGCACGCAGCGATTTTCGAACGCACCGGGACTTCCCCGCCATCGTGCAACCGAATCAACGGAACATGGCGGAGATCACTGCGTTGGTGCGAGGGCGAGTGGTTGAGGTGTACGGTGAGCTAGGCCAGGAGGTCAAAGGCAATGCCCCGCTGGCGATTCTGTATAGCAGCGATCTGGGGCTTGCTCAATCGGCTTATCTCAAAGCCAAGGCCAAGCTTCACGTGGCCGAGCAGGCCTTCGAGCGTGCGCAGTTCCTCCTCCAAGAGCAGGTGATTGGCGAGGCAGAATTGCAGCGCCGCCAGGCAGAGTTGCTAAGCAATCAGGCCGAAGCCAATGAATCGCACGACCGGCTCAAGCTGCTTGGCATGAATGATGAAGAATTCAGGCGTCTCGAGAGCAGCCGGAAGATCCGTTCGGTCGTGCCGATTGTGGCTCCCTTTGCCGGCCGGATCATCGTGCGTAAGTTGACACGAGGCGAGGTCGTCGAGACGACTGATAATCTATTCGTGATCGCTGATCTTTCGGAAGTCTGGGTGCAAGCGAATATTCCCGAGAAGGACATTCCCTTCGCGCATGCCATCCATGCATCCGGAGACAGGCAAGTTGAGGTGCGGATCAACGCCTATCCCAAGGAGGTCTTTCGAGGGACGATCACCTATGTCGGTGATGTGCTCGATCCCGTGACACGCACCATGCAACTCAGGATTGAGTTGCCGAATCGAGATGGGCGGCTCAAACCGGAAATGTTCGCGACGATTCGACTCTTTTCCGAAGCCCAGCCTGAGCAACTGGCTGTGCCGGAGGCCGCGTTGCAACGCGATCAAGGACGCACCTTCGTCTTCGTGCAACGCAGCCCGAACGAGTATGAGTTGCGGGAAGTGCACGTCGGCGAATCCAATGGGACCGTGACGGCTATCCTCGGCGGCCTGAACGAAGGCGAACCGGTCGTGACCCATGGTGCCTTTGTCTTGAAGTCCGAGTTATTGAAGAAACCCGTCTGA
- a CDS encoding efflux RND transporter permease subunit — MVSRLLDISLRQRLLIIICSIMIGAGGIYAFRTIPIDAFPDVTSVLVQVVTKAPGLSPAEVERLVTYPVELQLTGVPSLTEMRSLTKVGLSLITIVFDDSMDVNLARQLVLERLLEVEEQLPPGAKPMLVPNSTGLGEVFQYYLEAPHGAAADSEAEHQSLIVQRTIQDWIIRPLLKSTPEVIDINSMGGYVKQYQVLVEPGLLRKYGLTLREVFDAVARNNANAGGNILEKHDEKYIVRGIGLIRSLQDIERIVVKETGGTPVYISDVAQVVIDHAVRHGATVLNGDREVVSGIVLMLRGGNARDVVEGIKTRIEDIHAKHLLPDGLRIVPFYDRIELITEALNTVYKSLAEGVVLVVVVLFLFLGNIRSALIVVGTLVLAPLATFIVMGQIGLTANLMSLGGLAIAVGMIVDGSVVVVENVYRHLSHHSAAAIPRLQLVTQAVKEVGQPVVFGILIIILVFFPLLSLQGMEGKMFKPLAYTIMIALMVSLVLSLTLSPVLCSLALKQGSEEDPWIVRQAKRLYAPTLHWALGHRTTVVVMAVGALIGALALVPTLGSEFIPILNEGSVAPQTIRLPSVSLPASIEIEKRMQQAIMEFPEVEMVVSKIGRTELGNDPQEPNESDPVVRLKPLDQWTTAKTMPELMQKFRERLTTVSGATFLISQPIQQRVDELISGVRTEATVKLFGDDLEVLRNKAQEIAEVLEAVRGVRDIKVEQVFGQPYLTIDIDRGKIARHGINVADVREIITTAIGGEVATRIFESQQRFELVVRFPEQYRNSVETISNIRVSDHAGALIPLADLATVQLEEGPGRISRDQLQRYVSIGFNTLGRDIGGLVAEAQQKITDRVMLPPGYRVTWGGSFENMQRAMAKLQVIVPITIGLIFFLLYSTFNSLRQATLIILNLPFALIGGVVALWLTKEYLSVPASVGFINLFGVAVLNGIVLVSYMNKLREDGHSLEEAVTSGALLRLRPVLMTALVALLGLVPLAFANGIGSEVQRPLAIVVIGGLVSSTLLTLIMLPVLYQWLEGRSTEGGAHGELRGGSVPAIHSAAGDTPHGNVELMPARRPDGMPST, encoded by the coding sequence ATGGTTTCCCGTCTTCTGGACATCTCCCTCCGCCAGCGGCTCCTTATCATTATCTGTTCGATCATGATCGGCGCCGGCGGGATCTATGCCTTTCGGACCATTCCGATCGACGCCTTTCCAGACGTGACCAGCGTGCTGGTCCAGGTTGTTACGAAGGCGCCGGGGCTCTCTCCCGCTGAAGTTGAGCGCTTGGTGACCTATCCGGTCGAGCTACAGCTCACGGGTGTGCCGTCCCTCACGGAAATGCGTTCCCTCACGAAAGTCGGTCTCTCGCTGATCACCATCGTGTTTGATGACTCCATGGATGTGAACCTGGCCCGCCAACTGGTGCTTGAGCGATTGCTTGAAGTGGAGGAACAGCTTCCTCCAGGGGCCAAGCCGATGCTGGTGCCGAACAGTACAGGATTGGGAGAGGTCTTTCAGTATTACTTGGAGGCTCCTCACGGAGCTGCCGCTGATAGCGAAGCCGAACACCAAAGCCTGATTGTACAGCGGACGATTCAAGATTGGATCATTCGCCCCCTTCTGAAGAGCACGCCAGAGGTCATCGATATCAATTCAATGGGCGGGTACGTCAAACAGTATCAGGTGTTAGTCGAACCAGGTCTGCTGCGGAAATACGGTCTGACGCTTCGTGAGGTGTTCGATGCGGTGGCGAGAAACAACGCCAACGCCGGCGGGAATATCCTCGAAAAACATGATGAGAAATACATCGTGCGAGGAATTGGACTGATCCGCTCGCTTCAGGATATCGAGCGGATCGTGGTGAAGGAAACCGGTGGCACGCCGGTCTATATCTCCGACGTGGCTCAAGTGGTGATCGACCATGCGGTGCGGCATGGCGCCACGGTGTTGAACGGGGATCGCGAGGTGGTCAGTGGCATCGTGCTGATGTTGCGTGGAGGCAACGCTCGGGATGTCGTCGAGGGGATCAAGACTCGTATTGAGGACATCCATGCGAAACATCTGTTGCCGGATGGATTGCGCATTGTGCCGTTTTACGACCGTATCGAACTGATCACCGAAGCATTGAATACGGTCTACAAATCGTTGGCTGAAGGTGTGGTGCTCGTGGTCGTGGTGCTGTTCCTGTTTCTTGGGAATATTCGCAGTGCGCTGATCGTCGTCGGCACGCTGGTATTGGCGCCGCTGGCCACATTCATCGTGATGGGACAAATCGGGCTGACCGCAAATCTGATGTCGCTGGGAGGGCTGGCGATCGCGGTCGGGATGATCGTGGACGGGTCGGTCGTCGTCGTCGAAAACGTGTATCGCCATCTGTCGCATCATTCTGCTGCCGCAATACCGAGGCTTCAGCTGGTGACGCAAGCGGTGAAGGAAGTCGGACAGCCGGTCGTCTTTGGGATTCTGATTATTATCTTGGTGTTTTTCCCTCTCTTGTCCCTTCAAGGGATGGAAGGGAAGATGTTCAAACCGCTTGCCTATACCATCATGATCGCGCTGATGGTGTCTCTGGTCCTGTCGCTCACCTTGTCGCCGGTCCTCTGTTCGTTAGCTCTGAAGCAGGGGAGCGAGGAGGATCCGTGGATTGTGCGGCAAGCCAAGCGTCTCTATGCGCCAACTCTCCACTGGGCCCTCGGGCATCGGACTACCGTGGTGGTGATGGCCGTCGGCGCGCTCATCGGGGCGCTGGCGTTGGTGCCAACATTAGGCTCAGAATTTATCCCTATTCTGAACGAGGGATCAGTTGCCCCTCAGACTATTCGGCTTCCCAGCGTGTCGCTTCCTGCCTCAATCGAAATCGAAAAGCGGATGCAGCAGGCGATCATGGAGTTTCCGGAAGTGGAGATGGTCGTCTCGAAAATCGGTCGTACGGAATTGGGGAACGATCCACAGGAGCCGAATGAAAGTGATCCGGTGGTTCGCTTGAAGCCGCTGGATCAGTGGACCACGGCCAAGACGATGCCGGAGTTGATGCAGAAGTTTCGCGAGCGGTTGACGACTGTCTCGGGCGCGACATTCCTCATCAGCCAGCCGATTCAGCAGCGCGTCGATGAATTGATTTCCGGCGTGCGCACGGAAGCCACGGTCAAGCTGTTCGGTGATGATCTGGAAGTGCTCCGGAATAAAGCCCAAGAAATCGCCGAAGTCCTCGAAGCGGTCCGAGGGGTCCGAGATATCAAAGTCGAGCAAGTATTCGGCCAGCCCTATCTCACAATTGATATCGATCGCGGCAAGATTGCGCGGCATGGGATCAATGTCGCTGATGTACGGGAGATTATCACCACCGCCATTGGTGGGGAGGTAGCCACTCGGATCTTCGAAAGCCAGCAACGCTTCGAGCTGGTGGTGCGGTTTCCGGAACAGTACAGGAATAGTGTCGAAACCATCAGTAATATTCGGGTCAGTGATCATGCGGGTGCACTGATTCCATTGGCGGATCTCGCCACCGTGCAGTTGGAAGAGGGACCTGGCCGGATCAGCCGCGATCAGCTGCAACGGTACGTATCGATCGGGTTCAATACGCTGGGGCGAGACATCGGCGGGTTGGTTGCGGAGGCGCAGCAGAAAATTACTGACCGCGTCATGCTTCCGCCCGGTTACCGGGTCACTTGGGGCGGGTCATTTGAAAACATGCAACGTGCCATGGCCAAGCTACAGGTCATCGTTCCGATCACAATCGGCCTGATCTTTTTCTTGCTGTATTCAACCTTCAATTCACTCCGTCAGGCAACCCTCATTATCTTGAATCTGCCCTTTGCGTTGATCGGAGGGGTCGTGGCGCTGTGGCTCACCAAGGAATATCTCAGCGTGCCCGCGTCAGTGGGATTCATCAATCTCTTTGGCGTGGCGGTGTTGAACGGGATTGTGCTCGTCTCCTATATGAATAAATTGCGAGAGGACGGCCATAGTTTGGAGGAAGCGGTGACCTCAGGCGCTCTCCTTCGGTTACGCCCCGTCTTGATGACGGCGTTGGTCGCACTCTTGGGGTTGGTTCCCCTGGCGTTTGCCAACGGGATTGGCTCGGAGGTGCAGCGTCCGTTGGCGATCGTCGTCATCGGTGGCCTCGTGAGTTCGACGCTGCTGACCTTGATCATGCTGCCGGTCCTCTATCAGTGGTTGGAAGGCCGCTCGACAGAGGGGGGTGCTCATGGCGAATTGCGAGGAGGATCAGTTCCTGCCATCCATTCGGCAGCCGGTGACACTCCTCATGGCAATGTTGAGCTGATGCCGGCTCGCCGGCCTGACGGGATGCCATCGACGTGA
- a CDS encoding cytochrome c, producing MPTLAGTVCMGLVAMIVGVQVSIAAPNELASKRADVAKGEKVFVRYCAGCHGSEGKGDGYLLLGPEPANLTRPTTKKRSDAMLLQTIHEGKPNMPSWNTRLSKEDSRAVLAYIRTLKK from the coding sequence ATGCCTACGCTCGCTGGTACCGTATGCATGGGGCTGGTTGCCATGATTGTGGGGGTACAGGTATCGATCGCCGCGCCGAACGAGTTGGCATCAAAGCGCGCCGATGTTGCAAAAGGGGAAAAGGTATTTGTTCGGTATTGTGCCGGCTGTCATGGCTCGGAGGGGAAGGGGGATGGCTATTTGCTTCTAGGGCCAGAGCCTGCCAACCTCACGAGACCGACCACGAAGAAAAGGTCTGATGCGATGCTGCTTCAGACCATTCACGAGGGAAAGCCGAATATGCCGTCATGGAACACTCGTTTGTCCAAAGAGGATAGTCGAGCCGTACTGGCGTATATTCGGACGCTGAAGAAGTAG
- a CDS encoding response regulator transcription factor, producing the protein MLSATNPSLMIAVLSRQWILWLGLQKVLEGRATVQIVVSPHQWKIPDGCPTGTRPDVVILDLETEHDAIGTITQIRASAPTSKIVLLCGLEDQSRTREAFAAGVDGIILTVQPPTVILAVIEALYTSAQPKAYGERDGTVGLDLAPQAVKTKSDADASPLTWPKTLTERQQEIIRLVGQGLSNKDIAYKLSISDSTVRHHMTNIFDKVGVPNRQSLLIHTYQFRSSR; encoded by the coding sequence ATGCTTAGTGCAACGAATCCATCCCTCATGATCGCCGTCCTGAGCCGTCAATGGATCCTGTGGTTGGGCTTGCAGAAAGTGCTTGAGGGCCGCGCGACGGTCCAGATAGTCGTGTCTCCGCACCAGTGGAAGATCCCAGACGGATGCCCCACCGGAACCAGGCCAGACGTGGTCATCCTAGATCTGGAGACCGAACACGACGCCATCGGCACCATCACCCAGATTCGGGCATCCGCCCCGACCAGTAAGATCGTATTGTTATGCGGGCTTGAGGATCAGTCCCGTACGCGTGAGGCGTTTGCCGCCGGAGTCGACGGCATCATCCTTACGGTTCAACCACCCACCGTTATACTGGCAGTGATTGAGGCGCTATATACCTCCGCCCAGCCCAAGGCCTATGGAGAACGAGATGGTACCGTAGGGCTGGACCTCGCCCCCCAAGCCGTCAAGACAAAGAGTGACGCCGACGCATCACCGCTGACGTGGCCCAAGACATTGACGGAGCGACAACAGGAGATTATCCGGTTGGTAGGGCAGGGCCTCTCAAACAAAGACATTGCCTACAAGTTGTCGATTAGCGACAGTACGGTCCGGCATCACATGACAAACATTTTCGACAAGGTCGGCGTACCCAATCGGCAGAGCCTCTTGATCCACACCTACCAGTTCCGCTCCAGCCGGTGA